In a single window of the Drosophila subpulchrella strain 33 F10 #4 breed RU33 chromosome X, RU_Dsub_v1.1 Primary Assembly, whole genome shotgun sequence genome:
- the LOC119557892 gene encoding protein crooked neck gives MERPQKMPKVAKVKNKAPAEVQITAEQLLREAKERDLEILPPPPKQKISDPAELADYQQRKRKTFEDNLRKNRMVVSHWIKYAQWEEQQQEIQRARSIWERALDNEHRNVTLWLKYAEMEMKNKQVNHARNLWDRAVTIMPRVNQFWYKYTYMEEMLENVAGARQVFERWMEWQPEEQAWQTYVNFELRYKEIDRAREVYERFVYVHPDVKNWIKFARFEESHGFIHGSRRVFERAVEFFGDEYIEERLFIAFARFEEGQKEHDRARIIYKYALDHLPKERTQELFKAYTIHEKKYGDRAGIEDVIVSKRKYQYEQEVAANPTNYDAWFDYLRLIEAEGERDQIRETYERAISNVPPANEKNFWRRYIYLWINYALYEELEAEDAERTRQIYKTCLELIPHKQFTFSKLWLLYAQFEIRCKELQRARKALGLAIGMCPRDKLFRGYIDLEIQLREFERCRLLYEKFLEFGPENCVTWMKFAELENLLGDTERARAIFELAVQQSRLDMPELLWKAYIDFEVALGETELARQLYERLLERTQHVKVWMSFAKFEMGLSHGDSGQDAELNVRLARRIYERANEMLRQLGDKESRVLLLEAWRDFERDASDSLALQKVMDKMPRRIKKRQKIVSDDGVEEGWEEVFDYIFPEDEMARPNLKLLAAAKMWKKHKDVTEDEAPVPAIAAEPEPAADPAPAETTAECD, from the exons ATGGAGCGTCCACAGAAGATGCCCAAGGTGGCCAAG GTGAAGAACAAGGCGCCGGCGGAGGTGCAGATTACGGCGGAGCAGTTGCTCCGCGAGGCCAAGGAGCGGGATTTGGAGAtcctgccgccgccgccgaaGCAGAAGATTTCCGATCCCGCCGAATTGGCGGACTACCAGCAGCGGAAGCGCAAGACCTTCGAGGACAATCTCCGCAAGAACCGCATGGTGGTCAGCCATTGGATCAAGTACGCCCAGTGGGAGGAGCAACAGCAGGAGATACAGAGGGCACGTTCCATTTGGGAGCGGGCGCTGGACAATGAGCACCGCAACGTTACCCTCTGGCTGAAGTACGCCGAGATGGAGATGAAGAACAAGCAGGTCAACCATGCCCGTAATCTGTGGGACCGGGCGGTGACGATTATGCCGCGGGTCAACCAGTTTTGGTACAAGTACACCTACATGGAGGAGATGCTGGAGAATGTGGCCGGGGCGCGACAAGTGTTTGAGCGATGGATGGAGTGGCAGCCGGAGGAGCAGGCGTGGCAAACCTACGTCAACTTCGAGCTGCGCTACAAGGAGATTGACCGGGCACGCGAGGTGTACGAGCGGTTTGTCTATGTGCACCCGGACGTGAAGAACTGGATAAAGTTCGCCCGCTTCGAGGAGTCGCACGGGTTTATCCATGGCTCGCGGCGAGTCTTCGAGCGGGCCGTAGAGTTCTTTGGGGACGAGTATATCGAGGAACGGCTGTTCATCGCCTTCGCCCGTTTCGAGGAAGGTCAAAAGGAGCACGACAGGGCGCGCATCATCTACAAGTACGCGCTAGACCACCTACCCAAGGAACGCACACAGGAGCTGTTCAAGGCCTACACGATACACGAGAAAAAGTACGGTGATAGGGCGGGAATCGAGGATGTTATCGTGTCCAAGCGCAAGTACCAGTACGAGCAGGAGGTGGCCGCCAACCCCACAAACTACGATGCCTGGTTCGATTACCTACGTTTGATTGAAGCAGAGGGCGAGCGGGATCAGATCCGCGAGACCTACGAGCGTGCCATCTCCAATGTGCCGCCCGCCAACGAGAAGAACTTCTGGCGGCGCTACATCTACCTGTGGATAAACTATGCTCTGTACGAGGAACTGGAGGCGGAGGATGCGGAACGCACGCGACAGATCTACAAGACCTGCTTGGAGCTGATACCCCATAAGCAGTTCACCTTCAGCAAGCTGTGGCTCCTCTACGCCCAATTCGAGATCCGCTGCAAGGAGCTTCAGCGAGCACGCAAAGCCCTTGGGCTGGCCATCGGCATGTGTCCCAGGGATAAGCTCTTCAGGGGTTACATTGATCTGGAGATACAGCTGCGCGAGTTTGAGCGCTGCCGCCTGCTTTACGAGAAGTTTCTGGAGTTTGGTCCGGAGAACTGCGTCACCTGGATGAAATTTGCCGAGCTGGAGAATCTTCTGGGCGACACGGAGCGGGCGAGGGCAATTTTCGAGCTGGCGGTGCAGCAGTCGCGTCTTGACATGCCGGAGCTCTTGTGGAAAGCGTACATCGACTTCGAAGTGGCCCTGGGCGAAACTGAGTTGGCCAGGCAACTGTACGAGCGACTCCTCGAGCGCACGCAGCATGTTAAGGTGTGGATGTCGTTTGCCAAGTTCGAGATGGGCCTCAGCCACGGCGACAGTGGGCAGGATGCGGAGCTAAACGTGCGGCTGGCCAGGAGAATATACGAGCGGGCCAACGAGATGTTGCGCCAGCTGGGCGACAAAGAATCACGGGTCCTGCTTTTGGAGGCTTGGCGCGACTTTGAACGCGACGCGTCTGACTCGCTGGCGCTGCAAAAGGTAATGGACAAGATGCCTCGGCGCATCAAGAAGCGACAGAAGATCGTCTCGGACGATGGCGTCGAAGAGGGATGGGAGGAGGTCTTCGATTACATCTTCCCCGAGGACGAGATGGCGCGACCAAATCTCAAGCTGCTGGCCGCCGCGAAGATGTGGAAGAAGCATAAAGACGTCACGGAGGACGAAGCGCCAGTTCCAGCCATTGCAGCCGAACCAGAGCCTGCAGCAGATCCAGCTCCAGCGGAAACGACGGCTGAATGTGACTGA
- the LOC119557895 gene encoding alpha-tocopherol transfer protein-like isoform X1: MSRISGRETDASGTEEQLQRESIAAEQLQRKRERDLKELLVWFQQNDKLPKEIEPLLLRRFYQCMFGDLAETQNLIEVNYALRNRHPHLFIKRDPLDADSKRTFDYAFFSNILPLPGITPDKCKVSLYCFREFEATKMHHTEDTRAFFMVSDCRFVTPDDAENPDVLSDGEVQIFDMKGTTMRHISRLTISTLRAYIKFLQLAYPVRLRAIHMINCPSYLDRIVSVVKPFISEEVFKLIRFHTVSIDTLYEFVPQEMLPEEYGGNAGSLETLRTQTQKSLADHRDYLMDPKHWVVEKPEKRNGSSWRFFK; the protein is encoded by the exons ATGAGCCGCATAAGTGGGAGAGAGACGGACGCGAGCGGTACGGAGGAGCAACTGCAACGTGAAAGCATTGCGGCGGAACAGCTGCAACGCAAACGGGAGCGGGATCTCAAGGAGCTGCTCGTGTGGTTCCAGCAAAATGACAAGCTGCCCAAGGAGATTG AGCCCCTGTTGCTCCGGCGCTTCTACCAGTGCATGTTTGGGGACTTGGCGGAGACCCAGAATCTCATCGAGGTGAACTACGCCCTGCGCAACCGGCATCCGCATCTCTTTATCAAGAGGGATCCTCTAGACGCGGACAGCAAGCGCACCTTTGATTATGC ATTTTTCAGTAACATTCTACCGCTCCCGGGTATAACGCCGGACAAATGCAAGGTATCCCTATACTGTTTCCGGGAATTTGAGGCCACCAAG ATGCACCATACGGAGGACACACGCGCATTCTTCATGGTCAGCGATTGTCGTTTTGTGACGCCGGATGATGCCGAAAATCCGGATGTTTTATCCGATGGGGAGGTGCAGATTTTCGACATGAAGGGCACTACTATGCGGCACATTTCGCGACTGACGATCAGCACTCTACGCGCCTACATCAAGTTCCTCCAGCTGGCCTATCCCGTGCGCCTGCGCGCCATCCACATGATCAACTGTCCATCTTACTTGGATCGAATCGTCAGTGTGGTGAAGCCCTTCATCAGCGAAGAGGTTTTCAAACTG atCCGCTTTCACACGGTGAGCATTGATACTTTGTATGAATTTGTGCCGCAGGAGATGCTGCCAGAGGAATATGGCGGAAATGCTGGATCCTTGGAAACACTGCGGACCCAGACCCAAAAGAGCTTGGCTGACCATCG CGACTATCTAATGGACCCCAAGCACTGGGTGGTGGAGAAACCGGAGAAGCGTAACGGCAGCTCGTGGAGATTTTTCAAGTGA
- the LOC119557896 gene encoding alpha-tocopherol transfer protein-like: MDKDEDKQKGDKESAPQSTSSSAEWSDKLAELVAWFEGNPNLPEKIEPIVMLRFLKCMAFDVERTKSLVELNYSMRNKHPHLFMDRNMEDEMTAKGLRVSDLLILPGITPQGNKLLFFRMADLDPHTRNSVEETKIFFMMSDARFTMPDVERGTESGKDYVLDEADIAKGDVQIVDIEGYTIRHLAYVSIFVLRIYMKFLQEAYPSRLQAMHVINCPSYLDRLISMMSPFLREEVRNMIKYHTEGLESLYKEVPRDMLPEEYGGKAGSIAELKARGVQSIKDKTAYLSDERYWKVASQSKSRWSWF, from the exons ATGGATAAAGATGAAGATAAACAAAAAGGGGATAAAGAGTCCGCCCCCCAGTCAACCTCCTCATCCGCTGAATGGAGCGACAAGCTAGCGGAGCTGGTCGCCTGGTTCGAGGGCAATCCCAATCTGCCCGAAAAGATCG AGCCGATAGTTATGCTACGATTCCTTAAGTGCATGGCATTTGATGTAGAACGCACCAAATCTCTGGTGGAGCTCAACTACAGTATGCGGAATAAACATCCGCATCTGTTTATGGATCGCAATATGGAGGACGAGATGACCGCCAAGGGCCTGCGGGTATC GGATCTTTTGATACTACCCGGAATTACGCCGCAGGGAAATAAGCTGCTCTTCTTTCGCATGGCCGATCTAGATCCACATACG CGAAATTCCGTGGAAGAGACTAAAATCTTCTTTATGATGAGTGATGCGCGATTCACTATGCCGGATGTGGAGCGAGGGACTGAAAGCGGAAAGGATTACGTACTGGACGAAGCGGATATTGCGAAAGGCGACGTACAAATCGTGGATATTGAGGGCTATACTATACGTCACCTGGCCTACGTTTCCATTTTTGTGCTGCGTATTTACATGAAGTTCCTTCAAGAGGCCTATCCTTCTCGTCTTCAGGCCATGCACGTTATCAATTGTCCCTCTTACCTGGACAGGCTCATCTCCATGATGTCCCCCTTCCTGAGGGAGGAGGTTCGGAATATG ATCAAGTACCATACAGAGGGTCTGGAAAGCCTCTATAAGGAAGTGCCCAGGGACATGTTGCCGGAGGAGTATGGAGGTAAGGCTGGCTCTATAGCGGAACTCAAGGCCCGGGGCGTTCAGTCTATCAAGGACAAAAC TGCCTATTTGAGCGACGAGCGTTATTGGAAAGTGGCTTCCCAGAGCAAGAGCCGATGGTCCTGGTTCTAA
- the LOC119557891 gene encoding UNC93-like protein isoform X2: MGSLPNLHELEEAERKREKRREYELLLEQRARDTSRERERLSVFAQQRKQSSYNAYIMAGLGIGGGGSLSLNAAGGTATGNGELPIGNGTNSGKSQNQANQVTGSGMANSTGAPVATSGFALLGMGKKYAPHSHHHQHQHHQHHQHRHSLTTRHRVLRTRSSGGAQNVWDEQMMEHLATYSPSPISTRSHRINPVSSYQVQAALAASRRRESINSSIGATSIRRLITLNNRNCRHKVPAHVRQKVWRQFSFLSLAHGLMNCVLLPVIALQGSNAVWHHREQWLPLGPEIGSLLLSALFLVAAGMSLPSIRLMKRFGYGPLLVANYMAVVLFLLSHLYASIYTLLPAYLLLGVTMSGSAGSKASLIVHFGGKLSCSCESQQSQAAVDVLHEEHKMFCNREQKVRRLARWFRVSQDLGLIGGALLASILLACSDGDFTGDCSGLVYYGNESWPPQLRDFYNRNEHGDRICGADMCPLRVQSLLAGGWANGSSIPSSIYAGFIESEPRVAGQSLLWLYVLFAVISLVLSLVIMVDKVQASGSSRPERLRDVSITDTLLFAGPLAYFVGTEQAYMLGDFLRAFVTCSLGIGMIAGALIGMGLMQLIVSCTLSMLLRHVKRIVVILAGFFFHSCLLLALSSWKPSSDDSALFYVIAASWGACNGMWETLLLSLVTLNHAGHVTEVQAPLLALRFLGLGLTFAGHGFLCESMKIIALVVLLVISVPPYATLEIRLEAQRKATLVSL, translated from the exons ATGGGCAGTCTGCCAAATCTTCACGAGCTGGAGGAGGCGGAGCGCAAGCGGGAGAAGCGGCGGGAGTACGAGCTGTTGCTGGAGCAGCGGGCCCGCGACACCAGTCGGGAGCGAGAGCGACTCTCCGTCTTCGCTCAGCAGCGCAAG CAATCCTCGTATAATGCTTATATAATGGCTGGTCTGGGGATTGGCGGAGGAGGATCCTTGAGCCTCAATGCAGCCGGTGGAACGGCCACCGGAAACGGAGAGCTTCCCATTGGCAATGGAACGAATTCCGGTAAATCGCAGAACCAGGCAAACCAGGTTACAGGATCTGGGATGGCGAACAGTACGGGTGCTCCCGTGGCCACCAGTGGCTTTGCTTTGCTCGGAATGGGCAAAAAGTATGCCCCACACTCGCACCACCATCAGCATcagcaccaccagcaccaTCAGCACCGCCATTCGCTGACCACCAGGCATCGAGTGCTCCGGACCCGCAGTTCTGGCGGAGCCCAGAACGTCTGGGACGAGCAGATGATGGAG CACTTGGCAACATACTCGCCCTCGCCCATTTCGACCCGGTCGCATCGCATAAATCCGGTATCTTCGTACCAGGTGCAGGCTGCTCTGGCTGCCTCGCGTCGTCGGGAGTCGATAAACAGCTCCATTGGGGCCACCTCCATCCGGCGGCTGATAACGCTGAATAACCGGAATTGCCGGCACAAGGTGCCTGCCCATGTGAGGCAGAAGGTGTGGCGTCAGTTCAGTTTCTTAAGCCTGGCCCACGGACTGATGAACTGCGTCCTGCTGCCGGTGATAGCGCTGCAAGGCTCCAATGCGGTGTGGCACCATCGGGAGCAGTGGTTGCCCCTTGGCCCCGAGATTGGATCCCTTCTGCTCAGTGCTCTATTCCTGGTGGCCGCTGGGATGAGCCTGCCCAGCATTCGACTGATGAAACGATTTGGTTATGGGCCCCTTTTGGTGGCCAACTACATGGCGGTGGTTCTGTTCCTCCTCTCGCATCTGTACGCCTCCATTTACACCCTTCTACCGGCCTATTTGCTGCTCGGCGTGACCATGAGCGGATCAGCTGGCTCCAAAGCGTCTCTGATCGTCCACTTTGGCGGGAAGCTGAGCTGCTCCTGTGAGTCCCAGCAGTCCCAGGCGGCGGTGGATGTTTTGCACGAAGAGCACAAGATGTTCTGCAATCGGGAACAGAAGGTGAGACGTCTGGCCAGGTGGTTCAGGGTTTCCCAGGACCTGGGACTCATCGGTGGAGCTCTGCTGGCCTCCATTTTGTTGGCCTGTAGTGATGGTGACTTTACGGGCGATTGCTCGGGACTGGTCTACTATGGGAACGAGAGTTGGCCACCGCAATTGAGGGATTTCTACAATAGGAACGAGCATGGTGACAGGATCTGTGGCGCGGACATGTGTCCCCTGAGGGTGCAATCCCTATTGGCAGGGGGATGggccaatggcagctccatacCCAGTTCCATCTATGCTGGTTTCATCGAAAGCGAGCCCCGGGTGGCTGGACAATCGCTGCTCTGGCTGTATGTCCTCTTCGCGGTGATATCCTTGGTCCTATCCCTGGTGATAATGGTGGACAAGGTCCAGGCCTCGGGCTCATCGCGACCGGAACGTTTGAGGGATGTGAGCATCACGGATACCCTGCTGTTCGCCGGTCCCTTGGCCTATTTTGTGGGCACGGAACAGGCCTACATGTTGGGCGACTTCCTGAGGGCCTTCGTCACCTGCTCCCTGGGCATCGGAATGATTGCCGGCGCCCTGATCGGCATGGGTCTCATGCAGCTCATCGTTTCCTGCACCCTGAGCATGCTTTTGAGGCATGTCAAGAGGATCGTCGTGATTT TGGCCGGCTTCTTCTTTCACTCCTGCCTGCTGCTGGCCCTGTCCAGTTGGAAGCCCTCGAGCGACGACAGTGCCCTGTTCTACGTAATTGCCGCCTCGTGGGGCGCCTGCAATGGGATGTGGGAGACCCTTCTGCTCTCACTGGTCACCCTCAACCATGCCGGCCATGTGACGGAGGTTCAGGCGCCCCTGCTGGCCCTTCGATTCCTGGGCCTGGGCCTGACCTTTGCCGGACATGGCTTCCTTTGCGAATCCATGAAGATCATTGCCCTGGTCGTGCTCCTGGTGATCAGTGTGCCGCCATATGCCACCCTGGAGATCCGTTTGGAGGCGCAGCGCAAGGCGACGCTCGTCAGCTTATGA
- the LOC119557891 gene encoding UNC93-like protein isoform X1, which produces MGSLPNLHELEEAERKREKRREYELLLEQRARDTSRERERLSVFAQQRKQSSYNAYIMAGLGIGGGGSLSLNAAGGTATGNGELPIGNGTNSGKSQNQANQVTGSGMANSTGAPVATSGFALLGMGKKYAPHSHHHQHQHHQHHQHRHSLTTRHRVLRTRSSGGAQNVWDEQMMEQHLATYSPSPISTRSHRINPVSSYQVQAALAASRRRESINSSIGATSIRRLITLNNRNCRHKVPAHVRQKVWRQFSFLSLAHGLMNCVLLPVIALQGSNAVWHHREQWLPLGPEIGSLLLSALFLVAAGMSLPSIRLMKRFGYGPLLVANYMAVVLFLLSHLYASIYTLLPAYLLLGVTMSGSAGSKASLIVHFGGKLSCSCESQQSQAAVDVLHEEHKMFCNREQKVRRLARWFRVSQDLGLIGGALLASILLACSDGDFTGDCSGLVYYGNESWPPQLRDFYNRNEHGDRICGADMCPLRVQSLLAGGWANGSSIPSSIYAGFIESEPRVAGQSLLWLYVLFAVISLVLSLVIMVDKVQASGSSRPERLRDVSITDTLLFAGPLAYFVGTEQAYMLGDFLRAFVTCSLGIGMIAGALIGMGLMQLIVSCTLSMLLRHVKRIVVILAGFFFHSCLLLALSSWKPSSDDSALFYVIAASWGACNGMWETLLLSLVTLNHAGHVTEVQAPLLALRFLGLGLTFAGHGFLCESMKIIALVVLLVISVPPYATLEIRLEAQRKATLVSL; this is translated from the exons ATGGGCAGTCTGCCAAATCTTCACGAGCTGGAGGAGGCGGAGCGCAAGCGGGAGAAGCGGCGGGAGTACGAGCTGTTGCTGGAGCAGCGGGCCCGCGACACCAGTCGGGAGCGAGAGCGACTCTCCGTCTTCGCTCAGCAGCGCAAG CAATCCTCGTATAATGCTTATATAATGGCTGGTCTGGGGATTGGCGGAGGAGGATCCTTGAGCCTCAATGCAGCCGGTGGAACGGCCACCGGAAACGGAGAGCTTCCCATTGGCAATGGAACGAATTCCGGTAAATCGCAGAACCAGGCAAACCAGGTTACAGGATCTGGGATGGCGAACAGTACGGGTGCTCCCGTGGCCACCAGTGGCTTTGCTTTGCTCGGAATGGGCAAAAAGTATGCCCCACACTCGCACCACCATCAGCATcagcaccaccagcaccaTCAGCACCGCCATTCGCTGACCACCAGGCATCGAGTGCTCCGGACCCGCAGTTCTGGCGGAGCCCAGAACGTCTGGGACGAGCAGATGATGGAG CAGCACTTGGCAACATACTCGCCCTCGCCCATTTCGACCCGGTCGCATCGCATAAATCCGGTATCTTCGTACCAGGTGCAGGCTGCTCTGGCTGCCTCGCGTCGTCGGGAGTCGATAAACAGCTCCATTGGGGCCACCTCCATCCGGCGGCTGATAACGCTGAATAACCGGAATTGCCGGCACAAGGTGCCTGCCCATGTGAGGCAGAAGGTGTGGCGTCAGTTCAGTTTCTTAAGCCTGGCCCACGGACTGATGAACTGCGTCCTGCTGCCGGTGATAGCGCTGCAAGGCTCCAATGCGGTGTGGCACCATCGGGAGCAGTGGTTGCCCCTTGGCCCCGAGATTGGATCCCTTCTGCTCAGTGCTCTATTCCTGGTGGCCGCTGGGATGAGCCTGCCCAGCATTCGACTGATGAAACGATTTGGTTATGGGCCCCTTTTGGTGGCCAACTACATGGCGGTGGTTCTGTTCCTCCTCTCGCATCTGTACGCCTCCATTTACACCCTTCTACCGGCCTATTTGCTGCTCGGCGTGACCATGAGCGGATCAGCTGGCTCCAAAGCGTCTCTGATCGTCCACTTTGGCGGGAAGCTGAGCTGCTCCTGTGAGTCCCAGCAGTCCCAGGCGGCGGTGGATGTTTTGCACGAAGAGCACAAGATGTTCTGCAATCGGGAACAGAAGGTGAGACGTCTGGCCAGGTGGTTCAGGGTTTCCCAGGACCTGGGACTCATCGGTGGAGCTCTGCTGGCCTCCATTTTGTTGGCCTGTAGTGATGGTGACTTTACGGGCGATTGCTCGGGACTGGTCTACTATGGGAACGAGAGTTGGCCACCGCAATTGAGGGATTTCTACAATAGGAACGAGCATGGTGACAGGATCTGTGGCGCGGACATGTGTCCCCTGAGGGTGCAATCCCTATTGGCAGGGGGATGggccaatggcagctccatacCCAGTTCCATCTATGCTGGTTTCATCGAAAGCGAGCCCCGGGTGGCTGGACAATCGCTGCTCTGGCTGTATGTCCTCTTCGCGGTGATATCCTTGGTCCTATCCCTGGTGATAATGGTGGACAAGGTCCAGGCCTCGGGCTCATCGCGACCGGAACGTTTGAGGGATGTGAGCATCACGGATACCCTGCTGTTCGCCGGTCCCTTGGCCTATTTTGTGGGCACGGAACAGGCCTACATGTTGGGCGACTTCCTGAGGGCCTTCGTCACCTGCTCCCTGGGCATCGGAATGATTGCCGGCGCCCTGATCGGCATGGGTCTCATGCAGCTCATCGTTTCCTGCACCCTGAGCATGCTTTTGAGGCATGTCAAGAGGATCGTCGTGATTT TGGCCGGCTTCTTCTTTCACTCCTGCCTGCTGCTGGCCCTGTCCAGTTGGAAGCCCTCGAGCGACGACAGTGCCCTGTTCTACGTAATTGCCGCCTCGTGGGGCGCCTGCAATGGGATGTGGGAGACCCTTCTGCTCTCACTGGTCACCCTCAACCATGCCGGCCATGTGACGGAGGTTCAGGCGCCCCTGCTGGCCCTTCGATTCCTGGGCCTGGGCCTGACCTTTGCCGGACATGGCTTCCTTTGCGAATCCATGAAGATCATTGCCCTGGTCGTGCTCCTGGTGATCAGTGTGCCGCCATATGCCACCCTGGAGATCCGTTTGGAGGCGCAGCGCAAGGCGACGCTCGTCAGCTTATGA
- the LOC119557895 gene encoding alpha-tocopherol transfer protein-like isoform X2: MSRISGRETDASGTEEQLQRESIAAEQLQRKRERDLKELLVWFQQNDKLPKEIEPLLLRRFYQCMFGDLAETQNLIEVNYALRNRHPHLFIKRDPLDADSKRTFDYANILPLPGITPDKCKVSLYCFREFEATKMHHTEDTRAFFMVSDCRFVTPDDAENPDVLSDGEVQIFDMKGTTMRHISRLTISTLRAYIKFLQLAYPVRLRAIHMINCPSYLDRIVSVVKPFISEEVFKLIRFHTVSIDTLYEFVPQEMLPEEYGGNAGSLETLRTQTQKSLADHRDYLMDPKHWVVEKPEKRNGSSWRFFK; encoded by the exons ATGAGCCGCATAAGTGGGAGAGAGACGGACGCGAGCGGTACGGAGGAGCAACTGCAACGTGAAAGCATTGCGGCGGAACAGCTGCAACGCAAACGGGAGCGGGATCTCAAGGAGCTGCTCGTGTGGTTCCAGCAAAATGACAAGCTGCCCAAGGAGATTG AGCCCCTGTTGCTCCGGCGCTTCTACCAGTGCATGTTTGGGGACTTGGCGGAGACCCAGAATCTCATCGAGGTGAACTACGCCCTGCGCAACCGGCATCCGCATCTCTTTATCAAGAGGGATCCTCTAGACGCGGACAGCAAGCGCACCTTTGATTATGC TAACATTCTACCGCTCCCGGGTATAACGCCGGACAAATGCAAGGTATCCCTATACTGTTTCCGGGAATTTGAGGCCACCAAG ATGCACCATACGGAGGACACACGCGCATTCTTCATGGTCAGCGATTGTCGTTTTGTGACGCCGGATGATGCCGAAAATCCGGATGTTTTATCCGATGGGGAGGTGCAGATTTTCGACATGAAGGGCACTACTATGCGGCACATTTCGCGACTGACGATCAGCACTCTACGCGCCTACATCAAGTTCCTCCAGCTGGCCTATCCCGTGCGCCTGCGCGCCATCCACATGATCAACTGTCCATCTTACTTGGATCGAATCGTCAGTGTGGTGAAGCCCTTCATCAGCGAAGAGGTTTTCAAACTG atCCGCTTTCACACGGTGAGCATTGATACTTTGTATGAATTTGTGCCGCAGGAGATGCTGCCAGAGGAATATGGCGGAAATGCTGGATCCTTGGAAACACTGCGGACCCAGACCCAAAAGAGCTTGGCTGACCATCG CGACTATCTAATGGACCCCAAGCACTGGGTGGTGGAGAAACCGGAGAAGCGTAACGGCAGCTCGTGGAGATTTTTCAAGTGA
- the LOC119557894 gene encoding odorant receptor 2a, translated as MAKQEEPQLDTHSGVYYHWRVWELTGLMRPPGISRLAYRVYAVVINLVVTLLFPCSLLARLLFTTNMAGMCENLTITITDIVANLKFANVYMVKSQLYEIRSLLRLMDARARRIGDPEELRALRREVYIARGSFRVFARIFVFGTALSCFRLVIRPDRELLYPAWFGVDWMHSTRNYVFINLYQLFGLAVQAVQNCASDSYPPAFLCLLTGHMRALELRVRRIGFRAEDLTGDDDSWREEAYEELVECIRDLMRVHRLRKIIQRILSVPCMAQFACSATVQCTVAMHFLYMADDNDLTAMIMSIVFFTAVTLEVFVICFFGERMRTQSEALCDAFYACNWMDQLPKFKRALLLTIARTQRPSLIFAGNHIALSMETFDQVIRFTYSAFTLLLRAR; from the exons ATGGCAAAGCAGGAGGAACCCCAACTGGACACCCATAGTGGTGTATATTACCACTGGCGCGTTTGGGAGCTCACTGGACTGATGCGTCCACCGGGGATTTCCCGCTTGGCTTACCGCGTGTACGCCGTAGTGATCAATTTGGTAGTAACCTTGCTTTTCCCCTGTAGCCTGTTGGCCAGGCTGTTGTTCACCACCAACATGGCCGGAATGTGCGAGAACCTAACCATTACGATCACAGATATTGTGGCCAATTTGAAGTTTGCGAATGTATATATGGTAAAGTCACAGCTATACGAGATTCGCTCGCTCCTGAGGCTCATGGATGCTCGGGCCAGGCGAATAGGAGATCCCGAAGAGCTGCGCGCTTTAAGAAGGGAAGTGTACATTGCCCGAGGCAGCTTTCGCGTCTTTGCCCGGATCTTTGTATTCGGCACCGCTTTAAGTTGCTTCCGGTTGGTCATTCGTCCGGATCGGGAACTCCTGTATCCGGCCTGGTTCGGTGTGGACTGGATGCACTCCACCAGAAACTATGTGTTCATCAATCTGTACCAGCTCTTCGGACTGGCCGTGCAGGCCGTCCAAAACTGTGCCAGTGACTCCTATCCGCCTGCGTTTCTCTGCCTTCTCACGGGTCACATGCGTGCCTTGGAGCTGAGGGTGCGTCGGATTGGCTTTAGGGCGGAGGACCTGACGGGCGATGACGATTCCTGGCGGGAGGAGGCCTACGAGGAGCTGGTCGAGTGCATCCGTGACCTGATGCGGGTCCATCGGCTGAGGAAGATCATCCAGCGCATTCTTTCGGTGCCCTGCATGGCCCAGTTCGCCTGCTCAGCCACTGTCCAGTGCACCGTGGCCATGCATTTCCTTTACATGGCGGATGACAACGACCTGACCGCCATGATCATGTCGATTGTCTTCTTCACGGCCGTGACTTTGGAGGTGTTTGTCATTTGCTTTTTTGGAGAGAGGATGAGGACGCAGAGCGAGGCGCTGTGTGATGCCTTCTACGCATGCAACTGGATGGACCAGCTGCCCAAGTTCAAGCGCGCGCTGCTCCTTACAATCGCCAGAACCCAAAGACCTTCACTCATCTTTGCAGGCAACCACATAGCTCTGTCGATGGAGACATTCGATCAG GTCATTAGGTTTACCTACTCCGCCTTCACTTTGTTGCTCCGGGCCAGATAA